The following proteins are encoded in a genomic region of Vibrio taketomensis:
- a CDS encoding extracellular solute-binding protein yields MGTFQRLVLGSVISLVSSSALSAVIESTSLVGFGNAKYPDNFTHFDYVNPDAPKFGKITYGAVGTYDNFNRYASRGVAARGSGELYDTLMFSPSDEIDAYYPLIAQKVRYSDDFTWMEIELNPKARFHDGKPITAHDVVFTFDKFMTEGVPQYRVYYQDIKSVTAVNDHLVRIEMAQPNREKMFSFAQSTRVLPKHFWQERNFSEPLSEPPVGSGPYKITDYKVGQSVTYSLVDDYWAKDLPVNVGRYNFEQTQYDYYRDDTVMLEAFKAGEFDFRLETSAKFWANSYTGQNFDKGFIVKQEIPHHKPESTAAFVFNTQREVFKDPKVREAINYAMDFEWMNSNMFYDQYQRTRSFFQNTDYEALGLPSAQEVEILTPYKDQIPARVFTEEYQPPVTDGSGRIRSQMRTAFKLLKEAGWELRNKVMTNVETGEPLAFEFLLYSPTTERIAIPMQKNLKRMGIDMKIRSIDTTQFIKRLRDRDFDMLSWPYSANPYPSPNLLIAWNSKYIDSSYNTAGVMSPVVDALTEQILQAQQDPERLLALGRALDRVLQWNFYIIPQWHSGTYRVAMWDKFERPSEMPKYDLGIDTWWISQDKSQLLPEKRR; encoded by the coding sequence ATGGGGACGTTTCAACGCCTTGTGCTGGGCAGCGTAATTTCGCTAGTCAGTTCATCCGCTTTATCCGCTGTTATTGAAAGCACCTCTTTGGTCGGGTTTGGTAATGCCAAGTACCCAGACAACTTCACGCACTTTGATTATGTTAATCCTGATGCGCCAAAATTTGGCAAAATTACCTATGGTGCAGTAGGTACATACGACAATTTTAACCGATATGCTTCTCGCGGTGTTGCCGCTCGTGGTTCGGGTGAACTTTATGACACGCTCATGTTTAGTCCAAGTGATGAAATTGATGCCTATTACCCTTTGATTGCTCAAAAAGTGCGTTATTCCGATGACTTCACTTGGATGGAAATTGAATTAAACCCCAAAGCGCGCTTTCATGATGGTAAGCCAATTACGGCTCATGACGTTGTGTTTACATTTGATAAGTTTATGACTGAGGGCGTGCCGCAGTACCGTGTTTATTATCAAGACATCAAATCCGTTACCGCAGTCAATGATCATCTCGTTCGAATTGAAATGGCGCAACCGAATCGCGAGAAGATGTTTAGTTTTGCCCAATCAACTCGAGTCTTGCCGAAACACTTTTGGCAAGAACGCAATTTTTCAGAGCCTCTCTCAGAACCGCCAGTTGGAAGCGGGCCTTATAAGATCACTGACTACAAAGTCGGGCAGAGCGTGACCTATTCATTGGTGGACGATTACTGGGCTAAAGATTTACCGGTCAACGTTGGTCGTTATAATTTTGAGCAAACTCAATACGATTATTATCGTGATGACACGGTAATGCTTGAGGCATTCAAAGCGGGGGAATTTGATTTCCGTTTAGAAACCTCTGCTAAGTTCTGGGCGAATTCTTATACCGGGCAAAATTTTGACAAAGGTTTCATTGTTAAACAAGAAATCCCCCATCATAAACCGGAGAGTACAGCGGCGTTTGTGTTTAACACTCAACGTGAGGTATTTAAAGATCCAAAAGTGCGCGAAGCGATTAACTACGCAATGGATTTTGAGTGGATGAACTCGAATATGTTCTACGACCAATATCAGCGCACACGCAGTTTCTTTCAAAACACCGATTATGAGGCATTAGGCTTGCCTTCAGCGCAAGAAGTGGAAATCCTAACGCCGTATAAAGACCAAATTCCTGCTCGAGTGTTTACCGAGGAATATCAACCGCCGGTTACTGACGGTTCTGGCCGTATTCGTAGTCAAATGCGCACCGCCTTCAAATTACTGAAAGAAGCAGGGTGGGAGTTGAGAAACAAAGTAATGACCAACGTTGAAACGGGTGAACCGTTAGCGTTTGAATTTTTGTTATACAGCCCGACGACCGAGCGAATTGCTATCCCTATGCAGAAAAACTTGAAACGCATGGGTATTGATATGAAGATTCGCTCAATTGATACCACTCAGTTTATTAAGCGTCTTCGTGACCGCGATTTTGATATGCTGTCGTGGCCATACTCGGCTAATCCATACCCAAGCCCAAATTTGTTGATTGCATGGAACTCTAAATACATTGACTCGTCTTACAATACAGCGGGGGTTATGTCTCCAGTCGTTGATGCGCTGACAGAGCAAATTTTACAAGCACAGCAAGACCCAGAACGCTTATTAGCTCTCGGTCGTGCGCTTGACCGTGTATTGCAGTGGAACTTTTATATTATTCCACAGTGGCACTCAGGGACCTATCGAGTGGCTATGTGGGATAAATTTGAGCGACCAAGTGAAATGCCAAAATATGACCTAGGTATTGATACTTGGTGGATTTCACAAGACAAGAGCCAACTGTTACCAGAAAAACGCCGTTAA
- a CDS encoding ABC transporter ATP-binding protein, protein MTETLLTIDSLSVGFGRQKKIEQVTFDVSFDIKRGETLALVGESGSGKSVTANSILKLLPKGSAHYQNGHIQFDGIDILACTERQLRGIRGARIGMIFQEPMVSLNPLHKIGKQLVEIVGIHRGVRQNKAEALAIEWLGKVGIRNPEAKINAYPHELSGGERQRVMIAMALINEPELLIADEPTTALDVSVQAQILDLLKQLQQEMGMAMLFITHDLSIVRRIADRVAVMRNGKLVEVGECQQVFNQPNHPYTKQLIDSDPKGLPVEVEANAPSLLSVDQLRVWFPITSGLFKRVTSHVKAVTDMAFELKRGHSIGLVGESGSGKSTTGMAILRLVSSNGSINYQGQELQGLDRKGMLPYRSKMQVVFQDPFSALNPRMSVAQVIGEGLHVHTDLSEQQIDDAIVSVMQEVDLDPETRHRYPNEFSGGQRQRIAIARALVLKPEFILLDEPTSSLDRTVQAQILELLKDLQTKHQLTYLFISHDLHVVKSLCHYTIVMRNGEIVEQGETQTLFSQPQQSYTQELVALS, encoded by the coding sequence ATGACAGAGACCTTGTTAACTATTGATTCGCTCTCGGTGGGATTTGGTCGCCAAAAGAAAATTGAGCAAGTGACCTTTGATGTGTCGTTTGATATCAAACGCGGCGAAACACTCGCTTTGGTTGGGGAGAGTGGCTCAGGTAAATCCGTTACCGCCAATTCAATTTTAAAGCTGTTACCGAAAGGCTCTGCTCATTACCAAAATGGGCATATTCAGTTTGATGGTATCGATATACTAGCCTGCACCGAACGCCAACTGCGGGGCATTCGTGGCGCACGTATCGGGATGATTTTTCAAGAGCCGATGGTCTCGCTTAATCCGCTACACAAAATCGGTAAACAGCTGGTTGAGATTGTTGGTATTCATCGTGGTGTTCGCCAAAACAAAGCCGAAGCGTTGGCGATTGAATGGCTTGGCAAAGTGGGTATTCGTAATCCAGAAGCAAAAATCAACGCTTATCCTCATGAGCTTTCCGGCGGTGAACGTCAACGTGTGATGATTGCGATGGCGCTTATTAATGAGCCTGAACTGCTAATTGCTGACGAACCTACGACTGCGCTCGATGTCTCAGTGCAAGCGCAAATTCTCGACTTGCTCAAACAACTGCAACAAGAGATGGGCATGGCAATGCTGTTTATTACCCATGATTTGAGCATCGTACGCCGAATTGCCGACCGTGTGGCGGTAATGCGTAACGGTAAGTTGGTTGAAGTGGGGGAATGTCAGCAGGTATTCAATCAGCCTAATCACCCTTACACCAAGCAGCTAATTGACTCTGACCCCAAAGGTCTACCCGTTGAAGTTGAAGCTAATGCTCCGTCACTACTCAGTGTGGACCAATTGCGGGTGTGGTTTCCTATTACCAGTGGATTGTTTAAACGAGTTACATCGCATGTTAAAGCTGTAACCGACATGGCGTTTGAGTTAAAGCGCGGGCATTCAATTGGTTTGGTGGGAGAGAGCGGTTCCGGTAAATCAACAACAGGGATGGCGATTTTGCGTTTGGTATCATCGAATGGTTCAATCAATTATCAAGGCCAAGAGCTGCAAGGGCTCGATCGCAAAGGCATGTTACCTTATCGTAGTAAAATGCAGGTGGTGTTCCAAGATCCGTTTTCTGCCCTCAACCCTCGAATGTCGGTAGCTCAGGTGATTGGTGAAGGTTTGCACGTCCATACTGATTTATCTGAGCAGCAAATCGATGATGCGATCGTCAGTGTGATGCAAGAAGTCGATTTAGACCCAGAAACGCGTCATCGTTACCCGAATGAATTTTCAGGTGGTCAAAGGCAGCGTATCGCCATCGCGCGAGCGTTAGTGTTAAAGCCGGAATTCATTCTGCTAGATGAGCCGACGTCTTCGCTAGACCGAACGGTTCAAGCACAGATTCTAGAACTACTGAAAGACTTGCAGACTAAGCACCAGTTGACGTATTTGTTTATCAGTCACGACTTACATGTCGTGAAATCACTCTGTCATTACACCATTGTGATGCGCAATGGTGAGATAGTGGAGCAGGGTGAAACGCAGACATTATTTAGTCAACCTCAACAGAGCTATACCCAAGAGCTGGTGGCGCTTTCTTAG
- the vctG gene encoding iron chelate uptake ABC transporter permease subunit VctG, translating to MQDKTKLLILAVVAIVFAGLFIGVGLNADNYQYFLSRRVPKVVAMILAGIAIGQSALAFQTITNNRILTPSIMGFDALYMFTQTLVVVLFGGLSSFVLNDYLNFSLSVSVMLAFSVLLFSFYFKSNKQNLMVLLLLGVILGQLFGSISSFMTMLMDPNDFAALQQNMFASFNNIKVELVYLCAPLLALISALLFRLNRVLDVFWLDKDNATSLGIDVKRVTLQVLILSACLIAISTALIGPIMFFGLLVTNLAREMLRSYQHRVLLLSVSLLAVASLLAGQWIVENIFGFSTTLSVVINFIGGIYFLSMLLRNKIV from the coding sequence ATGCAGGATAAAACCAAGCTGCTCATTTTGGCTGTGGTGGCAATTGTGTTTGCCGGGCTATTTATTGGCGTTGGTCTTAACGCTGATAACTACCAATACTTTTTATCACGTCGCGTTCCTAAAGTGGTGGCGATGATATTAGCGGGTATTGCGATTGGTCAATCTGCATTAGCCTTTCAAACCATTACGAATAACCGCATTTTGACACCAAGTATTATGGGTTTTGATGCCTTATACATGTTCACTCAAACGTTGGTGGTGGTGTTATTTGGTGGCTTAAGTAGTTTTGTGCTCAACGACTACCTCAACTTCTCACTTTCCGTAAGTGTAATGCTGGCGTTTTCGGTGTTGCTGTTTAGCTTCTACTTCAAAAGTAACAAACAAAACTTGATGGTATTGTTGCTTCTCGGTGTGATTTTAGGGCAGCTGTTTGGCAGTATCTCATCGTTTATGACCATGTTGATGGATCCCAATGATTTTGCGGCACTTCAGCAAAACATGTTTGCTAGCTTTAATAACATCAAAGTTGAATTGGTATATTTGTGTGCGCCATTGTTGGCGTTGATCAGCGCGTTGCTATTCAGGCTAAATCGTGTGCTCGATGTGTTTTGGTTGGATAAAGATAACGCAACCAGTCTTGGTATCGATGTTAAGCGCGTCACTCTGCAAGTGCTGATTTTGTCGGCGTGTCTAATTGCCATTTCTACCGCTCTTATCGGTCCAATCATGTTCTTTGGTCTGTTGGTAACGAACTTAGCGCGTGAAATGCTGCGTAGCTATCAACACCGTGTACTGTTGCTAAGCGTATCATTATTGGCAGTCGCATCGTTATTAGCGGGGCAGTGGATTGTTGAAAACATATTTGGCTTCTCGACCACATTGAGTGTGGTTATCAACTTTATCGGTGGTATTTACTTCTTGTCGATGCTGCTACGAAACAAAATCGTTTAG
- a CDS encoding GNAT family N-acetyltransferase — translation MLSIEPLREAHYPQLEQLGVTAQQLEFVGSLDEILGMVSDTVHPHVVVHKDQVVGFFLLDICYWYEHAFCPKNGLGLRAYFIAQQFQGLGYGAQALDELVNYARHAYKRKSAVYLTVNCRNDLAKACYLKSGFVDTGDLYTGGSVGPQHIMRRSIE, via the coding sequence ATGCTATCAATTGAGCCTTTACGAGAGGCACACTATCCACAGCTCGAGCAATTGGGTGTAACCGCTCAACAACTGGAGTTTGTTGGTAGTTTGGATGAGATTCTTGGGATGGTTTCTGATACGGTTCATCCCCATGTGGTTGTGCACAAAGACCAAGTCGTGGGTTTCTTTCTATTGGATATTTGCTATTGGTATGAGCATGCGTTTTGTCCGAAAAATGGCTTAGGTTTGCGTGCTTATTTTATTGCTCAACAGTTTCAGGGGCTTGGGTATGGGGCTCAAGCTCTCGACGAACTGGTTAACTATGCTCGCCATGCATATAAACGTAAGAGCGCTGTTTATCTCACCGTTAATTGCCGAAATGACCTAGCCAAAGCCTGCTATTTGAAATCAGGATTTGTTGATACTGGCGACCTGTATACGGGGGGAAGTGTAGGACCGCAGCATATTATGCGACGTTCTATCGAGTGA
- the cueR gene encoding Cu(I)-responsive transcriptional regulator: protein MNIGEVATLTGLSSKSIRLYEEKGIITPPHRSESGYREYSSQHLQELNLVSRAKNAGFSLVECKEFVQLAQNPERKSSEVKAKAQEKLREVEFKIKQLQEIERQLQQWVKACPGDANSKCPIIEDLTK from the coding sequence ATGAACATTGGTGAAGTCGCCACACTCACTGGCTTATCAAGTAAGTCGATTCGCTTATATGAAGAAAAAGGCATTATCACGCCACCCCATAGAAGTGAATCTGGTTACCGCGAGTATTCATCGCAGCACTTACAAGAACTTAACCTCGTTTCTCGAGCCAAAAATGCCGGTTTTTCACTCGTTGAATGTAAGGAATTTGTTCAGTTAGCACAAAATCCTGAACGTAAGAGCAGCGAAGTGAAAGCCAAAGCACAAGAGAAATTACGTGAAGTAGAGTTTAAGATTAAACAACTGCAAGAAATTGAGCGCCAATTACAACAATGGGTCAAAGCATGCCCCGGTGATGCAAATAGTAAGTGTCCTATCATTGAAGATCTGACCAAATAG
- the vctD gene encoding iron chelate uptake ABC transporter permease subunit VctD produces MSKLFPILILLSIGSLFVGVSDLNPMALLAGDPNSWHLMLTSRIPRLVAVLLAGAGLSIAGLIMQQISQNRFAAPSTSGTIECAMLGYVLSLVIFGAQQIWLIFLISILGTLLFAQFINRIQFKNAIFVPLIGIIFGNVVDSLATFVAYKYDALQNLSGWTVANFANILQGDFELLYIAVPIAIFSYLYATRISAVGLGKDFATNLGLNYQQVIVIGVMLVSIMAATVVMIVGQLPFLGLIVPNLVSKFYGDNLRRNIPLTAVLGALIVLCCDLAGRVIIFPYEIPISMIISILGGGVFVFFILRGQKNAG; encoded by the coding sequence TTGAGTAAGTTATTTCCAATACTGATTTTGCTCAGTATCGGCTCGTTATTTGTTGGGGTGAGCGACCTTAACCCAATGGCTTTGTTGGCAGGCGATCCCAACAGTTGGCATTTAATGCTAACCAGCCGTATTCCACGCTTAGTGGCAGTCTTGCTCGCTGGTGCGGGTTTGAGTATTGCTGGTCTTATCATGCAGCAAATTAGCCAGAACCGATTCGCTGCGCCATCTACGTCGGGCACGATTGAGTGTGCGATGCTGGGGTATGTGTTAAGCCTTGTTATCTTTGGTGCCCAGCAAATTTGGCTAATTTTCCTTATCTCGATTTTGGGTACGTTGCTGTTTGCACAGTTCATCAATCGTATTCAATTTAAGAACGCTATTTTTGTTCCTCTTATCGGTATTATTTTTGGTAACGTCGTGGATTCATTGGCCACCTTTGTTGCCTACAAATACGACGCATTACAAAACCTTTCTGGTTGGACTGTCGCAAACTTTGCCAACATTTTGCAAGGTGATTTCGAGCTTTTGTATATTGCGGTTCCGATTGCGATTTTCAGCTACTTGTACGCAACCCGTATTTCAGCGGTTGGTTTAGGCAAAGATTTTGCAACTAACTTAGGCCTGAATTATCAACAGGTTATTGTAATTGGCGTTATGCTGGTGTCGATTATGGCTGCAACGGTCGTGATGATTGTTGGTCAGTTACCGTTTCTTGGTTTAATAGTGCCTAATTTGGTCAGCAAGTTTTACGGTGATAACTTACGCCGCAATATTCCACTAACGGCGGTGTTGGGCGCACTAATCGTGTTGTGCTGTGACTTAGCTGGACGCGTGATTATTTTCCCTTACGAGATTCCAATTTCAATGATCATCAGCATACTTGGTGGTGGTGTGTTTGTGTTCTTTATTCTGCGAGGTCAGAAAAATGCAGGATAA
- a CDS encoding ABC transporter permease, protein MTKTKKMRNPLNQARWDRFKAHKRGIVSLWIFTILFGLSLFAELIANDKPLLVEYDQQWYFPIINQYAETTFGGEFETEADYTDPYVVELIEENGFIIWPPIRFSYDTINYNVVGSVPSAPDSVNWLGTDDKGRDVMARIIYGFRISVLFGFVLTIVSSVIGVVVGATQGYYGGWLDLFGQRFIEVWSGMPTLFLLIILSSFVEPNFWWLLGIMVLFSWMSLVGIVRAEFLRCRNFDYVRAAQAMGVNDSRIMLRHMLPNAMVASLTMMPFILSGSVTTLTSLDFLGFGLPAGSPSLGELLAQGKANLQAPWLGISAFVVLSLMLTLLVFIGEAVRDAFDPHQQGR, encoded by the coding sequence ATGACAAAAACGAAGAAAATGCGTAACCCTCTTAATCAAGCTCGGTGGGATAGATTTAAAGCTCACAAACGAGGCATCGTCTCGTTGTGGATTTTTACCATCTTGTTTGGCCTGAGTTTATTTGCGGAACTGATTGCTAACGATAAGCCACTGCTGGTGGAATACGATCAACAGTGGTATTTCCCAATTATCAACCAATATGCCGAAACTACCTTTGGCGGTGAGTTTGAAACGGAAGCGGACTATACAGACCCGTATGTGGTTGAGCTTATAGAAGAAAACGGTTTTATTATCTGGCCACCGATTCGTTTCAGTTACGATACCATCAACTACAACGTTGTAGGATCTGTCCCATCAGCGCCGGACAGTGTTAACTGGCTAGGGACTGATGACAAAGGCCGCGATGTGATGGCGCGAATCATCTATGGCTTTCGCATTTCGGTGTTATTTGGCTTTGTGCTCACCATTGTTTCCAGCGTGATTGGCGTGGTGGTCGGTGCGACTCAAGGCTATTACGGTGGTTGGCTTGATCTATTCGGACAACGGTTTATCGAGGTGTGGTCGGGAATGCCGACGCTGTTCTTGTTGATTATTCTTTCGAGTTTTGTTGAGCCGAACTTCTGGTGGCTACTGGGTATTATGGTGCTGTTTAGCTGGATGAGTTTAGTCGGGATTGTGCGGGCTGAATTCCTTCGTTGTCGTAATTTTGATTACGTACGAGCGGCGCAAGCGATGGGCGTCAATGATAGCCGAATCATGCTACGCCATATGTTGCCCAATGCGATGGTTGCGTCATTAACCATGATGCCTTTTATTCTTTCTGGTTCAGTCACTACTCTGACATCGCTCGACTTTCTTGGCTTTGGTTTACCAGCTGGTTCGCCTTCTCTGGGTGAATTGTTGGCGCAGGGCAAAGCCAATTTGCAAGCACCATGGCTTGGTATTTCCGCCTTTGTGGTGTTGTCATTAATGCTAACGTTGTTGGTGTTTATTGGTGAAGCGGTACGTGATGCATTTGATCCGCACCAACAAGGAAGATAA
- the vctC gene encoding iron chelate ABC transporter ATP-binding protein VctC, translating to MRKLTKLFGQTPVVKQASAEFEKGKVTSIIGPNGAGKSTLLSMASRLVSKDEGQVYIDCKEIAEWDTKDLAKRLAVLRQANSITMRFTVREMIAFGRFPYSQGKLTQEDHHIISQAIDYLDLAAIQDKYLDELSGGQRQLAFIAMVIAQDTDYVFLDEPLNNLDIKHSLQIMRNVGRLAREINKAVVVVIHDINFAACYSDKIIALKKGQVVAQGDVESVIQADVLESIYETPFNIIEVDGKRMCTYY from the coding sequence ATTAGAAAACTAACTAAACTTTTCGGTCAAACTCCAGTGGTAAAGCAAGCGAGTGCTGAGTTTGAAAAAGGCAAAGTTACCTCAATCATTGGGCCTAACGGGGCAGGAAAAAGCACGCTCTTATCGATGGCAAGCCGTTTAGTGAGTAAAGACGAAGGTCAGGTTTATATCGATTGTAAAGAAATCGCAGAGTGGGATACCAAAGATCTTGCGAAACGTTTGGCCGTTTTGCGCCAAGCAAACTCGATTACGATGCGCTTTACTGTGCGTGAAATGATTGCGTTTGGTCGCTTTCCTTACAGTCAAGGTAAGCTCACCCAAGAAGATCATCACATCATTAGTCAGGCGATTGATTATCTCGACCTAGCGGCGATTCAAGATAAATACCTTGATGAGCTAAGTGGTGGTCAGCGCCAATTGGCCTTTATTGCAATGGTCATTGCACAAGATACAGATTACGTATTTTTAGATGAACCGTTAAATAACCTTGATATCAAGCACTCTCTCCAAATCATGCGCAATGTAGGTCGTTTAGCGCGTGAGATCAATAAAGCTGTGGTTGTGGTCATTCACGACATCAACTTCGCAGCCTGTTATTCAGACAAAATTATTGCACTCAAAAAAGGGCAGGTAGTGGCCCAAGGTGATGTCGAGAGTGTCATTCAAGCTGATGTGTTAGAAAGCATTTATGAGACACCGTTTAACATCATTGAGGTTGATGGCAAGCGTATGTGCACGTACTACTAG
- a CDS encoding RNA-binding S4 domain-containing protein, translating to MSEYDQQQDWQDGEEIEIEAIGIEVSVQPIELYKVFKIANLVGGGGEAKHLIAEGYVAVNGELETRKRRKMYDGDFFEFDQEYYVVVCDAPVTEPEPKKETKLESKPAEAKSKNKQNKSANQGKAANRKDTDKKASQGKSRKRLSRRNKPSQIILLIRSQRQK from the coding sequence ATGTCAGAGTACGACCAACAACAAGATTGGCAAGATGGCGAAGAGATCGAAATTGAAGCCATTGGGATTGAAGTATCGGTTCAACCAATAGAGTTGTACAAGGTATTTAAAATTGCCAACTTAGTCGGTGGCGGCGGCGAAGCAAAACACCTTATCGCAGAAGGCTATGTTGCGGTAAATGGTGAATTAGAAACGCGTAAACGCCGAAAGATGTATGATGGTGACTTTTTTGAGTTTGACCAAGAATACTACGTTGTTGTGTGTGATGCGCCAGTGACAGAGCCTGAACCGAAAAAAGAAACCAAACTTGAGAGCAAGCCCGCTGAGGCCAAATCAAAAAACAAGCAAAACAAATCGGCAAATCAGGGCAAAGCTGCAAACAGAAAAGATACGGACAAGAAGGCGTCTCAAGGCAAAAGTCGAAAGCGCCTAAGTCGGCGAAACAAACCAAGTCAAATAATACTGCTGATAAGAAGCCAAAGGCAAAAATGA
- a CDS encoding microcin C ABC transporter permease YejB, which produces MAAYIFRRLLLVIPTLWAIITINFFIIQIAPGGPVEQAIAQLEGQNSGIMERFAGGGSEVDLDIGSEASVTGYKGSRGLDPEVVEAIKKQFGFDKPLLERYFDMLKNYATFNFGESLFKGGNVIDLIVERLPVSISLGLWSTLIIYLISIPLGIMKAIHHGTRFDIWSSALVIVGYAIPGFLFAIILIILFASGNYFSWFPLRGLVSSNFDQMTWYQQIADYFWHLTLPILAMVIGGFATLSMLTKNSFLDEINKQYVVTARAKGLDERSILYRHVFRNAMLIIIAGFPSAFISIFFTGSMLIEVMFSLEGIGLLGFESTIQRDYPVVFSSLYIMTLLGLILSIISDLTYTWVDPRIDFEAR; this is translated from the coding sequence ATGGCTGCGTATATTTTTCGACGTTTGTTGTTGGTGATCCCGACCCTATGGGCGATCATCACCATCAACTTCTTTATCATTCAGATTGCTCCGGGTGGACCAGTCGAGCAAGCTATCGCGCAGCTTGAAGGTCAAAACTCCGGTATTATGGAGCGCTTTGCTGGCGGTGGTAGTGAAGTAGATCTGGATATCGGTAGCGAAGCTTCGGTGACGGGATACAAAGGTTCACGAGGCTTAGATCCGGAAGTTGTAGAAGCAATCAAAAAGCAATTTGGTTTTGATAAGCCGCTACTTGAGCGCTACTTCGACATGCTGAAAAACTACGCCACCTTTAATTTCGGCGAAAGCCTATTTAAAGGCGGCAATGTGATTGATTTGATTGTCGAAAGGTTACCTGTCTCGATTTCGCTTGGCTTGTGGAGCACATTGATCATTTATCTGATCTCGATTCCGCTCGGGATTATGAAGGCGATTCACCACGGTACGCGCTTTGACATATGGTCGAGTGCGCTGGTCATTGTCGGCTATGCCATTCCTGGCTTTTTATTTGCGATTATTCTAATTATTTTGTTTGCCAGTGGGAACTACTTCAGTTGGTTCCCACTGCGTGGTTTGGTGTCGAGTAATTTTGACCAAATGACATGGTATCAACAGATCGCAGATTACTTTTGGCATTTAACCTTGCCTATTTTGGCGATGGTGATCGGTGGCTTTGCCACTTTAAGCATGCTGACAAAAAACTCATTTCTTGATGAAATCAATAAACAGTATGTCGTGACGGCACGAGCGAAAGGTCTAGACGAACGCAGCATTCTTTATCGTCATGTATTTCGTAATGCGATGTTGATCATTATTGCTGGTTTCCCAAGTGCCTTTATCAGTATTTTTTTCACCGGTTCAATGCTGATTGAGGTGATGTTCTCACTAGAAGGGATCGGTCTGCTAGGGTTTGAATCCACCATTCAACGGGATTACCCAGTGGTCTTTAGTTCGTTGTATATCATGACGCTACTTGGGCTTATCTTGAGTATTATTTCTGATTTGACCTATACATGGGTTGATCCTCGAATCGACTTTGAGGCTCGCTAA
- a CDS encoding NUDIX hydrolase has protein sequence MRHLNTTIHPEIEHLDGKSIFQRHAARAIVIDGEDILLLYTERYHDYTIPGGGLDPDEDVIAGMVRELEEETGARNIHSIKPFGIYEEFRPWYKDDADVMHMTSYCYTCKVDRELGETAYEDYEVKNGMRPVWMNIHDAITHNEKTMAESPKKGMSIERETFLLQLVVKEML, from the coding sequence ATGAGACATCTAAATACCACCATCCATCCGGAGATTGAACACCTAGATGGCAAAAGTATCTTTCAACGCCATGCTGCGCGAGCCATCGTTATTGATGGTGAAGATATTCTTTTGCTGTATACAGAGCGCTATCACGATTACACCATTCCTGGTGGCGGTCTCGATCCTGATGAAGATGTGATCGCGGGTATGGTACGAGAACTCGAAGAAGAGACTGGTGCGCGTAATATTCATAGCATCAAACCGTTTGGTATCTATGAAGAGTTTCGTCCGTGGTATAAGGATGATGCTGATGTGATGCATATGACGTCATATTGTTACACCTGTAAGGTCGACCGTGAATTAGGTGAAACCGCTTACGAAGATTATGAAGTTAAAAATGGCATGCGCCCGGTGTGGATGAATATCCATGATGCCATTACGCACAATGAAAAAACGATGGCAGAAAGCCCGAAGAAGGGAATGAGCATCGAGCGAGAAACCTTTTTACTACAGTTAGTCGTGAAAGAGATGTTGTGA